The Xiphophorus couchianus chromosome 22, X_couchianus-1.0, whole genome shotgun sequence genome includes the window TTCTGCACTGCAGGTTAACACCTTTCACAGTTTTAACTGAAGTTAGTGTGAAGAATTAACCATTCTCCATGCTAAGTTATCGGTGTATGAGgttgaagaagagtcagtgaactgaattcatgaatttaatttattgaagtaaaatacagctggtccattctGACATGCTACCTCTAAGAGCTAACAGACAAAATGGCATCCGAAAACAGCTGGTGATCCTCTTTGTTAGCCTCTATGTAAGCCAGGGTGacaaactccagtcctgaatGGCCGGTgacctgcaacttttagatgtctgtGCTGATCGTCTCCTAATTGCTAGATATTTTACAACAACTCAGGGAAGCCAGAAACGTATCCAGGATGCTTTTCCGAAAGAACACATACAAAGTTGTGTCAGCAAGAGGACTAAGAGCACCAGCAGCATAACCCACAGAATAGGGAATACAGGACAATTCCCCTTTAAATGCATTAATGTCATACAGGAGCAAAAGGATGATGGGCAGATAAAGCAGAGTGTAAATAATCAGCACCACAACCTGAATGGCTGCGAGTCGTCGTTTTTCATCTGCTGGGACACTGACCGCTCCAGAGAGAGCTTTGATAGTCCCAACCAGGAAGAAGATGAACAAGGGAATGggcaggaggagaaaagctaTGAAGAAGTGTGCAGCCATCCCATACTCCTTAAACACATAGGCAATTAATGgataaaaaagaggaagtaacCAGACCACAATGCAGACCACCACATATGTCTTGATGTTTCTCCTGAATCTGTACCACATTGGCATGGCAACAACCAGATACCTGCAATAACAGATAGAGATGATTAGAAGGTTATTAAGGACAGGATAATGTGATTATGTCAGACAGAAGAGGAGTAAACATGGAAACACACCTTTCACAGGAGATACACACCATGAATCCCACACTGGCCTTTATACAAGCATATACAATTTTCATGTATGTGAAATCAGTTTGACTGAGTCTACATAAATCTACTGGAATTCTGGAGAAGAGCTGAATGAGATCAGAGATGAGGAGGTTGATGACATAGACTGGAGCCTCCTGACCCTTTTTCACCTGAGAGACagacaagagaaaaaatattaatgacataaaaatattcttgACATGTAGGATGTTGCCTGTTCCTCatattttagtcatttctaAGTCAAGACAGACTTCAACCTGCGACAAGAGAGAACCACTGTTTAAGTGGGAGGCTGATAGTCAAATAGCTCATTCATTCTAAATTAATAGGTTAAAATTATGCTGTGCTCAcctgaaaaaaaattgcaatcaTCACTATAAAAATTAGAGGAAGTCCAATGCTAATGCTGATCCAATTCATCCAGTTTAAgatttttacagacaaaggaTCTAAAGTAATTGCACCCATTGTACAGTTGAGGCTCATGTTCCCGCGGTTTAAACATGATGCGTCGTTGAAGTTCAATTCTTCCATCCTTCGGTGTTGAACCAGGAATTTGATGACATGAGAAACTGTAAACAGAAATGAtgataaatgcataaattatttataattgttGCTTTAGCATAACCAGTAAATCCTAACATTAACCATCAAAACCTAACTGACATTAAAATATACTGGTAAAAGTGGACAAATTTCTCCATCATAATACAGAGTCCTTAAGGTTTATCATCTATATATCTATAGTCACCTCTCCAATCTGAGAAAGCCTTTCTGCGTTTTACAGTTCTGCTACTCTGTATCGACTAATGTTCATGTTTCAATTCAGATTCTCTTCTGAAGGTCggaaccagatatttacatgcgctgaataaaaagacatgaATTCTTTCTCACTGTgggaagttaaatcagaccaaacctttcttgttttaggttaattcgaattaccaaaattatttatatttgctgaaTGCCagttttttagagattttttaaaaattattcttgAATTCAAaggtttacatacatttggtcagtatcagggataattgtcttttaaactACGAGTTTGGTCAAACCTTTTGTATTTCCTTCCACAAACATCTCACAAGTTTTCTGAAGTTCTggttcctcctgacagaaccggTGGAACTGAGTCCATTTTGCAGGCCGCCTCACTCCCACACACATTTCCATAGAACTGAGATTGAGACTTTGTAATGGCCACACTAAaacactgactttgttgtccttaacCCCCTTTTATTACCACTTTGGCTCAATGCTTAGGgttgctacatgcatgctcagaATGAGAGATTCCTGACACAATACAAACAATTGTTTACTGTCGCTGTgaccaggaggagtgaatgctgcaagtcgaTGACTTGGTGCAATCTGCTGGGCTTCCTTAGAGAGAAAACGTTTGAGAATAATGACTACACCATTAGCATTCGCATTAGCATTAGATTAGACCAAATTGGGAGACATGAAGGCAGGACAATATGGACAAACACTAAGCTTTGAGTATAGCTTGGTTCACTTTTCACCCTCACACACTTTACCTTCAATACAAAACAGGAAGTACATTTTAATGGTGCATCATTTTTAAGTTATGTGGCGTTCTTCTATAACTTACATAAAAGTAACATCTAGCTGACCTTTGTCATAAAACTTTTGAGTGAGACCAAAATAATATCTAATTATGGATCAAATTATCcatgtttaaaattaaagtagACAGTAATCAAATTAGATTTTCCTTCAGTACATTATGAAAATGACCAAAGAAGTTGTTGTCAAAAGGACAGACAATACAAAACTAGAGATTGTGGGAGATGAAATGTTTCCAGAAGTTTTGTTCCCTCACAACAATCATTTAAACTAGTTCCAATCTCAAAGGGCAGCTAATCTGAGCAACAGAAAGTCTCTGATTCATTaaactttagttttctctggGAGATGTTGATGTACCACATATATCCAAATAAACAGTTCTTGCTGTTATTGAATATGTAATGATGATTAGATAAGtgttaatttcttatttttagtaatttaaaaaatactgcatGCAtagaattaaatttaatatttcttacCTTAAAGATTAATCGTTAATCCTCAATGAATTCTGCAGAGCTGCATCAGACGTTGTGTTCTCTGCGTTCCCAAAGTCTATTTATAGCAATATTAGACATTCAAATGTTTGATAAACAGAGATATGATCTGGACACACCTGCTTAGGGTTTGTCCCAAACAGGCATTGATTCTTAGTTGGTTAATTCTCTTGTCAGGGTTACTGTAGAATAAGGAACTAATGATGTGTGATGTCTACACAATATAGTTTtgataatagaatagaatatagaatagaatagaatagaaatgacttcacagttacagcatagagacaagacacaataacaactaccactgagtagtagctgtagataaaattaaaaaaaatagtagctTTGATGTGAACATATTTTGATCTCCAgttacacattaaaacaaacttattacACTCATCAATGGCTTGtaatagaatttttaaaaatcagctgtCCTCTGAAGTTGATTGGTTAAACTGACATCTAGAAAAGTTCTAtaggaataaaacatttaacttccaTTGATTCTAAGATCTACTATGACCAAATGTGAAATGAGAATGATGTTTGTGACTTTTGCAAGGAATTGTGATCCCCATTTAATTTTGTCTGTCATtctgaaatgttcttttctATATGAGAATTATTATCACAGCTAAACTTTGAAGGATTGCAGTGTTATTCTCGTATATTGTAGAAgtcagaaaatactgaaataagtCTATCTATATCttccttcttttcattttcatttgcataattcatttcattacATTAGAACAATATACATATTTCGAGGAACACTGAACAAAGGGCTGCTTCATATCAGAACTCCGTGTCATGAAGTTTGGTGGAGACACAGGCATTGTGCTTTATATTAAAGTCTATCATGTAAATCTTATCAGTTAAAACAATGAACAGTCTGTGCATAAAGAGCAGGAACAATTCCCCAAAGCCGATTATATCTGCTTCCACATTTCTTTAAGGACAGGACTtgtaaacaaatgcaaaagagTACACGCAACTTGACATCTAGAAATGTTCTGTAGGCCAAACATATACCTAAACCAGAGAAACATAGATGCCATAAAACTGGAAGATTCTCtaataaaaaagacatgaaaactcAGAGCTTTAGTCATGATTGATGGCAACATCACTGACCAGAGTCCTGTTTAGAAACCAGGACAGCAAGAACTGAGCACAAAGCAGACACTCTGAGAAGACTTACCTAGGTCTGTGGTACTTAGGTTTTGGTTTCAGAACAAAACCAGGTGGTATGTCAAAATCCAACCCTTACTATacagttcatttaaattctttattttgccttatattatatatttatgtgaGTCTATTTGCTGTTGTCTGTTAATTTGCTGCTGTTGTACAGAAATGTCCCCATTGTGGGATAACAAATggtatttctattctattgtatCAATTAGTTAACTGTCAGTCAAGAAGACATCTCTGagtaaagaaatattaaaaaaaactccccaCAATGGAAAGTAGATAACATGATCTACCATGGCAACTCAAGGAAATCAGAAGACAAAGTGTCATTTCTTGCTAATGGAATTAGAAATCTGTCAGTGTATTCACATCAGGAGTCCTTTGCTCCACTTGTTTGGTCCAGACCAAAAGTTGATTTAACCTTTTTCTCTTGGTGTCACTTGTTTTCACATTATTCTTTTTTCAAGAGGACTATAATTTCTAAACAATGTCTTACGGGTGACGATCATTTCTGCATGGACCGAAATGACAGAACCCAGACCTGAAAAGACTAACTTTGGAAATCCTGCACCCTGTATTTCTATTGTGCACATTTGTGCTGTTATTATAATGACTGCAATACCATTTTCAATGTCTAAGCAGTTCATTCAATGCAGAATTTGGAATGTGATATTTCTAATTTGTAACATTAGCAAAAGTTGCTGCAAAGTGAATGAGACGAGATGAGCTGCATGCTCTGACCCACAACATCCTGGAAGAAGCATCGCTAATCAGAAAATGGCAGATCAGGTGCAATTACAGCACAATCAGAACATGCAGCAGCAGCGCTAGTAACACTGACCGTATTCAGGTGTCATGTTTAAATGCCTTCATGAGACcagaggaaaatgtttaaaaggtttgttataaaatgaaatgaatttgtggatgtttttgattttctgttggAAGGACTGAAGGGACCAGCAAAGCCATCTGAAGTCAAACTGTCAAGTTTATTAGATAGAAACATAGTACAATCTGCTTAAGGAAAAGTACATGCAGTGCTGTAGGAGTTACATAACGTTATAATTTCCATATCCATGCTGAGAAAAATTCCTCAATTAGGTTAAGGAACGAAGAGCAGAGTGAGAGGAACTCCATCAGCCTCTTGTTGTAGGTAACAAATCATTTCCTGATGATGATGTAGTGATGAAAGCTGACACAAAGATTCTTCTGCCTCTTCCTCTGCTTTGCCTCCTAACTCCACCTCAGACtaactcctcttcctcttcctcttcttctttctttctgtacattttgtcaagtgctgTGATTAAAATCATCTATACATATTAGACGTGTTGGTCAATGTTCAAGTGTTTATGGGTCTAAAGCAACTCTACGCAGTTGTGTCttcagccttgatttaaaggaactcagtgtttcagctgttttacagttttatggACGTTTATTGTAGACTTGAGGTACATAGATGCTGCACATTTCCTAACCACTTCTCCTAACTATACAAAACATCATATGTCATCCCATATAAGGGATAACCTGTCATTTGCTCAAATGAACcactttaaacttaaaaatgaacagTGGACGTCAATATTGTAACATATGAATCTGACAGataagggctgcacagtggcgcagttggtagcactgttgccttgcagcaagaaggtcctgggttcgattcccggccggggtctttctgcatggagtttgcatgttctccctgtgcatgcgtgggttctctccgggtactccggcttcctcccatagtccaacaacatgactgtcaggtcaattggtttctctaaattctccctaggtgtgagtgtgtgtgtgcatggttgtttgtcctgtatgtctctgtgttgccctgcgacagactggcgacctgtccagggtgtaccccgcctctcacccggaacgtagctggagatgggcaccagcaaccctcccaaccccattagggacaagggtgaacagaaaatggatggatggatggatgaatctGACAGCAGAATTATTGAGCTTACTCTTTTTTGTTACACATCTTAATATTTACACAGGACAAACATAACTATATTAAATATTAGAACATTTTGCAGGCAGGTAAATATCTGGATAACATGTTGACTATAGTGTACTAATGACTTAGTGCATGCTCACATATTTCATTCTCATACTTATGTTAGCAGTGAAATGAAGCTCATCTGTTGGCATGAGGGTCATGGACAGAGCACAGCCACTTTGTCTCACTGTTGCTCAAGATGCAATCAGCATCAAACATCATCTGTGTATCATTCCAGACATGGCTCTGTTTGGTGCGGTGCAGGATATTGGGACCCAGCAGTCTGCACAGGTAGCGGACATCAGAACCAGAGAAATGTTAACGCTCATGCAGGTAAAGCCAACGGGTCGGACCTGGTCCAAAACACTCTTTACTGTCTGACAAGATAAGTTGTAACAAAGCTAATAAAATGTATCCTGTCATCAGCAGCTCCCTTGATAGAGACACTATGTATGTTTATAATCTAAATAAGTCAATTTTAACAATTGTGTGATTTAAACTTTgcatacatttaattaaatgtcaaaCTAAATTTGTTTAAGTTGTGAACATTTTAAGTTTAGTGGCTGAATTgccattaaatttaaaaatttgtgaaTAAAGTGTGATCCTTCATTTGGCAACACATTTAATATTctattgaatgtttttctgtcaaactcATAACAACAGCAGTCTCAGAAACAGTGAAACAGTAACAATGCCCACATGGGCAATTATAGTTACTatcataatgttaaaataatagtAGTACTTGAATATCTAAATTAATCAGTAGTATTTTAATGCAGGCTGataaaaagaccaaaacagacaaataagaaaacagaattACAGACAAACCGTATTGGTTTCTGATCAGTGTGACGCTAACTGAGCGGATAAAGCTACAGGATGAACTGAGCCTGGCTGCTAGCCTGGTCTGCAGCAGGACAGCTGCACAGGATGAATCACCATGGTAACTTATTGTGAAACTTCTGCTTTGTGAgacaaagtccagacttaattCAGCCAGGATGTCTGGAAAGTCCTGGCTTAATCTGCTATCATGGTTCTGTCAAACAGCCATCAGgatgtgaaaataaatggttaaatgcatttaattataCCAGTAAATATTAGTTCAGATGCAATTACAATAATGTAGAAATTCTTATTCCTGAAAGTCATCATAAGTGTCAAACTTTCATTGGTAAATTGCCATAAAGTTACAGGGAGATGATAGCAGAAGAAAAGTGATTTGACACTTTACATCGAAATCAGCTGCAGCAAACTGATTATTGTTGATGCTCTTTTGCATCATAACAGATATTAAAACCTAAACAGTCTCAGTATGTGTTGCAGACCTGCTTTCATAATCTGTGCTGCTTGTCTCCTGATGGTTAGATATTTTACAAGAACAGATTGAAGCCAGAAACCTATCCATGATGCTTTTCCGTATgaacaaatacaaagttgtgTCAGCAAGAGGACTAAGACAAATACAAACTATAGCCACTGTATAGAGAGTAATGTTGAATTGAGAATTTGATTCCATAATGAAACCCAGAAGCAAAATGAGGGGCAGATAAAGCAGAGTGTACATAATCAGCACCACAACCTGAATGGCTGCGATTCGTCGTTTTTCATCTGCTGGAACACTGAGTGCTCCAGAGAGAGCTTTGATAGTCCCAACCAGGAAGAAGATGAACAAGGGAATGggcaggaggaaaaaaactatGAAGATGATGACAGTCGTCTCAGGATTATaagtcagaaaaagaaatagcaGAAAGAAAAGTGGAAGTAACCACATCACAATGCAGACCACCACATATGTCTTGATGTTTCTCCTGAATCTGTACCACAGTGGCATGGCAACAACCAGATACCTGCAATAACAGATAGAGATGATTATTCTCTGAAGGTTATCAAGAATAGAAGAGaggtaaacatttaaacataccTTTCAAAAGAGACACATCATGAATCCAACACTAACAATTAGACAATAATATATGATGAAAAGGGGGATTTGTGAAAATAGATTATGACTAATTTGCATAAATAGAAATCTGCAGAAGAGCTGAATGAGATCAGAGATGAGAAGGTTGATGACATAGACTGGAGCACCTTGGTCCTTTTTCACCTGTGAGAAACACGACAGAGAAAAAATGAATGACAATATAATATTATCGACATGTAGAATGTTTCCTGTTTCACATATTCCAGTTTTTTCTAGAGACAAGGCAGACTTAAGCCTGAGTTGAGAGACAATCACAGTTTAAATAGCAGGTTGATAGTCAAATAGCTCATCCATGATGAATAAATAGGCTACAAATGTATTGTACTCACCTGGAAAAACAATGCAATCATCACTATAAGAATTAAAGGAAGACCAATGACAACGGTGATCCAATCCACCCATTGTATGATTTCTTCAGCCAAAAACATGTCGATGGAATCACTATGGTTATAATGAGTGTTGCTGAAGTTGAGGTTCATGTTGCtgtaattaaaactgttttcccAAGACATGTTGAAGTTCAACTCTTTCATCCTTCAGTGTTGAACCAGGAATTTGATGACAGGAGTAACTGTAAATGATGATAAAATGTATAGATTATTGTTGTTTAAATATAACTTGTAAATCCTAACATTTACCATCCAAcctgaaaaagacaaacatggcCATTCGGTTTTTACAGATCTACTTCAGCCATGTTTCACTTCAGGTTCTCTTcttaacaaacattttattgagacATTTTCAACTGTGATACTCTGGTTTCTAAATTTATTGCAACTCATTAGAATGATTTATTTGCGGCATGAACAGTGATGCATGAGGCTTGGAGgtaaaagttatgtttttaactggAAACCTTTGCAGGAAACACACAATgaaaaggatttttgttttcatttctaattAATTATTGTAAGAAATTCCACTCTGCCATTAgtgagataattttttttttatcgccccgcaaggggtctttttgtgggctctagtgtcctgtaggctgacaggaaagggggaaggagtaGGGGGAAGAAAtgcgggtccgggagtcgaacccgcgacagcggGGTCGAGGCTACgtttgcctgaatgtgggtcgcgctaacccctccgccaccacggcacgcccagtaaaatacatttttgataaaGTTCAATGTTCTTTTAGGTCACATCACACCTTTAAAAGATGCCAATGATTTACTCCACACCTGGACAAGTCAACTGATACATGCAGAGAACCATCTTGTGTCAGAATCTCAGTCCCTTTCCCAGATATTAAAGGACTACACAGATAAAACTATGATTTTTATTGAGCTCAATACTGAAtgcaaataatgtaaaaacttgttaatacaagaaagatattttatatcaatatccttgttaaataaaggaatgaaAACTAAACCgtaaaaagatacaaaaaaacaaataatccacTATCATGAAAGGAACGAGGTGAATATTTAACCTCTTTAGAGTTTTACATTTGTGGCATACGCACTCTATTGCCAAAGGTATTCTCTCACCTGCCTTGACTCACATTTGAGCTTTAGTCACATCCCATTTCTAATCCATAGGGTTCAATAAGACGATGGTCCACCCTTTGCACGTAGAACATCTTCAACTCTTCTGGGAGGCTTTCCACATGGTTTGGGAGTATTAATGGGGATTTTTGATCATTCTTCCATTTGTGAGGTCACACACTAATGTTGGACAAGAAGGCCTGGCTCTCAGTCTCCACTCTAATTCATCCCAAAGCTCTTCTATCGGGTTGAGGTCATTATTCTACACAGGCCAGTCAAGTTCATGTGCACCTTTATGGACCTTGCTTTGTGCTTTGTGCTCAGAGTCAAGTTGGAAGAGGACAGGGCCAGCTCCAAACTGTTCCCAAAAAGTTGGGAGCTTGgaattgtccaaaatgtcttgttgtgCTGAAGCATTCAGTGGAACTAAGAGGCCAAGCCCAGCTCCTGAAAAACAAGCCCACACCATAATCCCTCCTCcaccaaactttacacttgGCACAATGCAGTCAGACAAGTACCGTTGTCCTGGCAACCATGAAACCCAGACTCGTCCATCAAATTGCCAGATGGAGAAGCGTGATTCATCACTCCAGAGAATGCCCCTTCACTGCTCTAGGGTCTAGTGGTGGCAGCTTTACACCGCTGCATCCGAGGCTTTGCACTTGGTGATGTATGGTTTGGATGCAGTTGGTCACCATGGAAgctctttcctctttcctttccATGAAGCTCTCTGCTCGCTGTTCTTGGGCTAATCTGAAGGCCACATGAACTTTGGATGTCTGTAGTGATTGACTGCAGAAAGTTGGCAACTTCTTTACACCTTCAGCCTCTGCTGACTCCGCTCCATCAGTTTACGTGGCCTACCACTTCATGGCGGACTTCCTGTAAAACACTTCCATTTTCTTAGAATACAGCTGACAGttgactgtggaatatttagCAGCAAGGAAATTTCACAGCGGGATTTGTTGCTCAGGTGGAATCCTATCACAGTCAGAACTTCACTGATCTCCTGAGAGCGACCCATTCCTTCTCAAATGTTTGTATAAACAGTCTGAGTACTGAGGTGCTTCATTTTATACACCTGTGGCCATGGAAGTGATTGGGACACCTGGCTCCAATACACTACATTGCTTTTGCAATGTAGTGTATACAGATTTTCCTCCAGTGtgttataagcctggtgggccgccaggctttacttgctCCCTGCTAGGCTAAgcgttgtttttgtttttataaaaaataaaataaaattgtgtctctgctgcagtgCGTATTTTACTGGCAGGGCAGAATTAATCCTGAAAGAAAGAtgggtttattgtttttttatagtttttaatagtTGATGCATTGGACAGGGAGCGTGCACCAATCACACCACTGCTGCCTCGCACACTGTCGCTGCTGGACCTCTGAAGTTCACCCTGACGCAGATCACACATGCTTGCTGTCACGCAAACTAGACACAGACTCACCTGTATGGACATTTATATAAACTCCCTGTAAAGATTTTGTGGAGAATTCATCAAGGTAGGAGTCGAGCTTAAAATCCACAGTGGTTGCTCTGCTTGCGCAGCTCAGTGTGAACCACAAATGTTCACTTTGAGCTGCTCAATGTTTACAGGTTCACGTTTGGAGGTCCGCGTTGAGCGTGCGGTGACAATGACATTTTGTGCAGCGTCTGCATTTAGTTTCAACATGTtgactttgtgtttgagctGATAAAGTTTGAGTTCCCAGTTAGCCTGTGCGTTAATGGACCGGAGGAGCTTTCCCACTTGCCTGGTAGTCGTGCAgcaatctattttatttttatttttgctttatttttaaagtaataaagtaaaataaaacagtgcaTCAAACTGCACAATATGAAATGCTTTGTCTACAGTCAGGCAGAGTGGTGTGTGCAGCCCCGCGGGATCAGAAAGATTTATCCCCATAAAGATTGGTTAACCAAAATAGTCTTTGTGGCGCTAATTTGAAATTCAACAGACACCAAATGTCTATCGAGTTTCGTATCCTATGTCTCACCAACtcaatttattatgtttttataacttAATTCATTAAGTTTGTTAACATAACTAATTTAAGTCACTcttaatcaaattatttttgtctaataaataattcaaatctcTTTGACTAAATTCTACAGAAAGTCAACTCAaactaaaatatccaaaattacATTATCACTCACATTGTACTTAAAATACAACttgaatttaaatcattttaaattcaaattaacatgttattttagttttttaaagttcctgtacactgaaaaaagaaaatagtttatccaacttaatttattaaattggTTTGACTTAATGAATAAGAatgggaagacatgcagcaacaGTCATCAggctggaatcgaacctgtgaccTCCACATAGAGGACTAAGGTCTCCTTATGTGAGTTTCTGCGCCACATATCTGTCCCTGTTAAAATACTCTAAAAAGTTTATCGGAAACAAGTTCAATCCCGTGTTTCTGTTCTGATGTCTTGACGCCCCAGGGACAGATCCTGGACCGACTGCAGTGCTGTGGTTAGCAGCATGTCTTCATTTGAAGAACTAAATGATTTGAGTAAGACTGCCgtaaatttgtcattttaaaggcACTTAATGAATTCAGTTAAACTTTATAAATTGAGTTGGCTGATCATAATATGTaacttaattgaattacttgttACCAATTGAAGCACTTCAATTAAGTTGGTTCAACTAATTTCCTTTTGCAGTGATGTCAAATAAAAGCAATCAACATCTAAAGGTGTTGGTTCTGGATGATAAAATATGCTTTGTCTTGcatttaaaagatttgtttaaTGTCAAAAGCTTTGACTAATTAGGACATTTTccaaatcatttgtttttgaatcCTGTCTCCTAAACATTCATATCACcacatcagcagcagaaaaacaaactttaaatgataaataatattaCTCGAAAGAATAAACTGATAAAAGCATAATTTACCTTTTGTTTTGCCAGATTTCTCGAGCCAGCTGCTTTCCAGAGTGCTGACAATGTTGTCATTTCACTGAAGTGGAAACTGATGTTCTTCTATCAAATCAAGCTTTTTTCAAGCTCTAAGTGTTTTTTCCTGTAGCACTTAGAGCTGTTGGTTAGAGGAAAGTTATTAATTTAAAGCTTTGAGGTGAATGTTAGCAGTTAATGCACTGGCTTTAATGGTTTTGTAAAGAGACAAAGTTCACAGATAATGAAATCTGATGAATAAActgtaaacataattttatcACCCATTCACTTCCATTTCCTTTCTAAGGAGGAGGGCCTTTCTCAGAAGGCTTTTAGAtgagtaaatatttcaaaaataaaattttattgtaatGACAAAAAGACTACATAAACTTACGTGAattgtataaataaactgcagccataaaaatacaaaaaacgtTCATTTGAAACCCCTTTTAAGTAAGTTATCAATTTTTTATCAACACATACGGTCAATAGTTTACTGGTAACAATAATTCATCCTAGTTATGGTTGTACTGGCAACAAATCTCTAAAAAGTTAGAGTGAAACAGAGACTGCAGGTAGATTTTACAAAGGGCAGCAAAATCAATCTTATTACACATTAAAGCAATTAACGTTAAAACAGATAATGTGAaaatggacatttaaaaaaagactaatgggaataaataaaatcccacaAATGTTAGGTTTGCTCAGAGATTAAAGCAGATTATGTGGAGTTAGCCacagtttatttc containing:
- the LOC114137643 gene encoding G-protein coupled receptor 4-like, which produces MEELNFNDASCLNRGNMSLNCTMGAITLDPLSVKILNWMNWISISIGLPLIFIVMIAIFFQVKKGQEAPVYVINLLISDLIQLFSRIPVDLCRLSQTDFTYMKIVYACIKASVGFMVCISCERYLVVAMPMWYRFRRNIKTYVVVCIVVWLLPLFYPLIAYVFKEYGMAAHFFIAFLLLPIPLFIFFLVGTIKALSGAVSVPADEKRRLAAIQVVVLIIYTLLYLPIILLLLYDINAFKGELSCIPYSVGYAAGALSPLADTTLYVFFRKSILDTFLASLSCCKISSN